A part of Rattus norvegicus strain BN/NHsdMcwi chromosome 4, GRCr8, whole genome shotgun sequence genomic DNA contains:
- the Ggct gene encoding gamma-glutamylcyclotransferase isoform X1 — protein sequence MASSDCEDHAGQEGETFLYFAYGSNLLTERIHLRNPSAVFCCVARLQDFKLDFGNFQGKMSERWHGGIATIFQSPGDEVWGVVWKMNKSNLSSLDE from the exons ATGGCGAGCTCCGACTGTGAGGACCATGCGGGTCAGGAGGGGGAGACGTTCCTGTACTTCGCCTACGGCAGCAATCTGCTGACCGAGAGGATCCACCTGCGAAACCCTTCCGCCGTGTTCTGCTGCGTGGCGCGCCTGCAG GACTTTAAGCTCGACTTCGGCAATTTCCAAGGCAAAATGAGTGAGAGGTGGCACGGAGGTATAGCTACCATTTTTCAAAGTCCTGGCGATGAAGTGTGGGGAGTAGTATGGAAAAtgaacaaaagcaatttaagttCTCTGGATGAGTAG